In Nicotiana tabacum cultivar K326 chromosome 19, ASM71507v2, whole genome shotgun sequence, one DNA window encodes the following:
- the LOC142173882 gene encoding uncharacterized protein LOC142173882 produces the protein MQAIKEKFNDMSAMRKAKSEAKEEEKAEKEVAKIRVEVAHEVRLAREAEAAMDLHVNKAAEKIAQHEPKHEPGASDPYGAANLTNIDNSSTGDSYGLDHANHLGQVNAAGTGPTGYTADNRSGGPPTNNLL, from the exons ATGCAGGCTATCAAAGAAAAGTTCAATGATATGAGCGCCATGCGCAAGGCCAAATCCGAAGCCAAGGAGGAGGAAAAA GCTGAGAAGGAAGTGGCAAAGATAAGAGTGGAAGTAGCGCATGAGGTAAGATTGGCAAGAGAGGCAGAAGCAGCGATGGATCTGCATGTGAACAAAGCTGCAGAGAAGATTGCACAACATGAGCCAAAGCATGAACCAGGAGCCTCGGACCCTTATGGAGCAGCCAACTTGACCAACATTGACAATTCCAGTACTGGAGACTCTTATGGTCTTGATCATGCCAACCATCTTGGCCAAGTCAATGCTGCTGGAACAGGACCAACTGGCTACACGGCCGATAATCGGTCCGGAGGGCCTCCAACTAACAATCTACTTTAG